The following proteins are encoded in a genomic region of Thioflexithrix psekupsensis:
- the coaD gene encoding pantetheine-phosphate adenylyltransferase yields the protein MRITAIYPGTFDPITHGHSDIARRAAVLFDHVIVAVAANPAKAPIFSLEERVGLAQTVLADLEAVEVRGFDGLLAEFATQCQANVIVRGLRVVSDFEYEFQLAGMNRTLIPSIETIFLTPATQYTYISSSLVREIAFLGGPIKDFVHPQVLSALSEKCKKTRR from the coding sequence ATGCGAATTACGGCAATATATCCCGGTACCTTCGATCCCATTACTCATGGTCACAGCGACATTGCGCGGCGCGCTGCGGTTTTATTTGACCACGTGATTGTCGCTGTCGCTGCCAATCCTGCTAAGGCACCGATTTTCAGCCTTGAGGAGCGTGTTGGTTTGGCACAGACGGTCTTGGCTGATTTAGAAGCGGTTGAGGTGCGTGGTTTCGACGGCTTACTGGCCGAATTTGCCACCCAATGCCAAGCCAATGTGATTGTACGCGGATTACGTGTCGTATCTGATTTTGAATACGAATTTCAATTGGCAGGCATGAATCGTACTCTTATTCCTTCCATTGAAACGATTTTCCTGACTCCAGCGACTCAATATACCTATATCTCTTCTAGTTTGGTACGTGAAATTGCTTTTCTAGGTGGGCCGATTAAGGATTTTGTTCACCCTCAAGTGCTGTCTGCTTTGTCGGAAAAGTGCAAAAAAACACGGAGATAA
- the rpsT gene encoding 30S ribosomal protein S20, producing MANSPQAAKRARQSEKRRQQNASQRSMLRTYIKKVVKAIETGNTEEAKAAYQVAVPVIDRMADKGLIHKNKAARHKSRLNHHIFKLSQNTATTTAAV from the coding sequence TTGGCCAATTCACCCCAAGCCGCAAAACGTGCGCGTCAATCCGAAAAACGTCGTCAACAAAACGCCAGCCAACGCTCCATGTTGCGCACTTACATCAAAAAAGTGGTTAAAGCCATCGAAACCGGCAACACCGAAGAAGCCAAAGCGGCTTATCAAGTGGCTGTGCCTGTGATTGATCGAATGGCAGATAAAGGCTTGATTCATAAGAATAAAGCGGCGCGCCATAAAAGCCGTCTTAACCATCACATCTTCAAATTATCCCAAAACACAGCCACAACGACTGCCGCGGTGTAA
- a CDS encoding DUF4435 domain-containing protein, protein MIRLADFQEKRNELSPTRSKILVFVESYADVRFWYGILEPYQKQAQIRFDISPHSGDNLTTGKDSLIKLFSNTGKNYLICLDSDYDYILQSECGKEIAQNPYIFQTYAYAIENLKCYAESLNSLCVKATNSTKQLVDLCDFLTEYSKIIYPLLVLNLYCKHIGKSADFSIGEFGKIVTFGDIIPNKYEINHGNYKEKLKIIQESVSQKIQTFNHNNLFPDDEFLKGLSELGLNETNAYLFMKGHHLYKFIEKFLVNISKELEAKEKSEIEELANNSIKPEEEKTSKIGEYFNSRVSITELLKVNDKFTDCDLFKKIEEDIRKYLTLKQIF, encoded by the coding sequence TTGATTCGATTAGCAGATTTTCAGGAAAAGCGTAACGAATTATCTCCCACACGATCAAAAATATTGGTTTTTGTGGAAAGTTATGCTGATGTTCGTTTTTGGTACGGTATTCTTGAGCCTTATCAAAAACAAGCACAAATTCGCTTCGATATTTCACCTCATTCAGGGGATAATTTGACCACAGGAAAAGATAGTCTTATCAAATTATTTTCTAATACAGGAAAGAACTATCTTATTTGCCTAGATAGTGATTATGATTATATTCTGCAATCAGAATGTGGTAAAGAAATTGCCCAAAATCCATATATTTTTCAAACTTATGCGTATGCGATAGAAAATTTAAAATGTTATGCAGAAAGTTTAAACTCTCTTTGCGTCAAAGCCACAAACAGTACAAAACAACTTGTTGATTTGTGTGATTTTCTAACAGAATATTCTAAAATAATATACCCATTATTGGTTTTAAATCTTTACTGTAAGCACATAGGTAAATCCGCCGATTTTTCAATAGGGGAATTTGGAAAAATCGTAACTTTTGGCGATATAATTCCTAACAAATATGAGATAAATCACGGTAATTACAAAGAGAAACTCAAGATAATTCAAGAATCAGTTTCTCAAAAAATACAAACATTCAATCATAATAACTTGTTCCCTGACGATGAATTTTTAAAAGGACTTAGTGAATTAGGTTTAAATGAGACAAATGCTTATTTGTTTATGAAGGGTCATCATCTTTATAAGTTTATAGAAAAATTTTTAGTCAATATATCTAAAGAATTAGAAGCTAAAGAGAAAAGTGAAATAGAAGAATTAGCAAATAATTCAATCAAGCCTGAAGAAGAAAAAACAAGCAAAATAGGAGAGTATTTTAATTCGAGAGTTTCCATTACAGAGCTTTTAAAAGTTAATGATAAATTCACTGATTGCGATTTATTTAAAAAGATAGAAGAAGACATTAGGAAGTATTTAACTCTCAAACAGATTTTTTAA
- a CDS encoding response regulator, which yields MRIHFNQLKMSSKFMLVSSVLIATVVLSISFFVNKKIEQLTEEKVNAFTQKLAVSYASVIDSKLEDALGNSELLTQMFALFAENRHLNFTREDANIFLKEFIETHPEYTGVAVVFEPNAFDGRDAEYVNAIGHDATGRFVPYWTLDSQKNGMLEPTTGYNTESWYLYPKRSLQPEIIEPYEYNVQNKPVLMTSLVVPILGKNKQFLGVACINLSIKQFANYFEKISIDGFEEAYVAVYSRTGILVGTSREDATHRLGKTLQEVGVEQRYIDTVMQHREFFLERYSVLLQEMILTFGYPIEIGNNYSKWMVAVNIPTADIVHQSRVAFFTIMLIGVLGVALALVSIYLLTRRILKPLRQVNEHLYLLSQGQPNLCQDIAYIGKDEVAELVNYAHQLKYSILDTIHQAKAIASGDYNNEIKLLSEKDEFGLALSNMLLNLREAVKLTQEQDWLKTGQTELSNKVSGEQNIVTLAENIVNYLVPYLGAQVGAIYLLYDEETDQPYLKMVASHAYVWRKHAKHEFSIGEGLIGQAALERKTFVIAQPPEDYLYVQTGLGGSAPKHIVVTPFLYEGNLKGVLEIATLSGFTSLQLEFLNQVSNSIAIAVHSATSRTLMAALLEQTQLQAREMEQQTELLQRQQSELQQANEELQSQSEELQTQQEELRQANEELQSRTIELERQRLAVQDKNKVLESARIAIESKAKELELASRYKSEFLANMSHELRTPLNSLLILAQLLVRNAEGNLTEKQLEYAKTIHSAGADLLTLINEILDLSKVEAGRIEINREPCPIQELLASVEQKFHHLAEEKHLSFKIIREANVPDVIHTDGQRLKQIINNLLSNAFKFTEQGQVTLTLARPSAAFLREKQYNPSNDYLMISVNDTGIGVPKDKQAIIFEAFQQADGTTSRRYGGTGLGLAISRQLARLLGGDLFLTSEVNVGSTFILLFSLNLNNNGKKSTFLPEQSILNQTLNDLNQISDSTSSPHTKLNKDKETAPVYSAAPKETVASSDKLHDDRDILHHNDKTLLVMEDDRTFANMLVELAHEKGFKCIRAEDGNTGLELVHRYKPDAIILDVGLPRIDGLTVLEKLKDNSDTRHIPVHFISGSDQARNAKRMGAMGYLLKPVNMGELTQAFEKLSEVIEQVIKHLLLIVDNAQHQEAMFKVIADKDVECTICHTVSEGIAQLKQPHVQFDAIVLDVDVENAQGLALLSQLVKEEEWAKIPVILYANRTLTEDEEQTLKRFEDSLTVKSVASPERLLDEATLFMHQIANTLSEEKQQMLRMVHDKEAILAHKKVLLVDDDMRNTFALMTVLEDKDMEVSIANNGIEALAILKQKKNIDLILMDIMMPEMDGYETMQAIRKQAEFRKLPIIALTAKAMKDDKVKCIEAGANDYLTKPVDIDKLLSLMRVWLYK from the coding sequence GTGAGAATTCATTTTAATCAATTAAAAATGAGCAGTAAATTTATGTTGGTTAGCAGTGTATTAATTGCGACCGTCGTATTAAGTATTTCTTTCTTTGTGAATAAGAAAATTGAGCAATTAACCGAAGAAAAAGTCAATGCCTTTACCCAAAAATTAGCCGTTTCTTATGCCTCTGTGATAGATTCTAAATTAGAAGATGCGCTTGGTAATTCTGAATTATTGACACAAATGTTTGCTTTATTTGCTGAAAATAGACACCTGAATTTTACCAGAGAAGATGCCAATATTTTTCTAAAAGAATTTATTGAAACACATCCTGAATATACGGGAGTCGCAGTTGTATTTGAACCCAATGCGTTTGATGGTCGAGATGCGGAATATGTCAATGCAATTGGTCACGATGCGACGGGACGTTTTGTCCCTTATTGGACATTGGATTCACAGAAAAATGGAATGCTAGAACCCACCACAGGTTATAACACTGAAAGTTGGTATCTTTATCCTAAACGTTCATTACAACCTGAGATTATAGAACCTTATGAATATAATGTGCAAAATAAACCTGTTTTGATGACTTCTTTGGTCGTGCCTATTTTGGGTAAAAATAAGCAATTTTTAGGTGTTGCTTGTATTAATTTATCGATAAAACAATTTGCTAATTATTTTGAAAAGATTAGTATTGATGGTTTTGAAGAGGCTTATGTGGCGGTTTATTCACGGACGGGTATTTTAGTGGGAACAAGTCGTGAGGATGCGACCCATCGTTTAGGTAAAACATTACAAGAAGTGGGCGTGGAACAGCGTTATATTGATACTGTTATGCAGCATCGAGAATTTTTCTTAGAACGTTATTCTGTTTTGCTCCAAGAAATGATTTTAACTTTTGGTTATCCTATTGAAATAGGAAATAATTATTCTAAATGGATGGTGGCTGTCAATATTCCTACGGCAGATATTGTGCATCAATCTCGTGTGGCTTTTTTCACGATTATGTTAATTGGTGTTCTGGGTGTGGCTTTAGCCTTGGTCTCTATTTACTTATTAACGCGACGCATTTTAAAACCATTGCGCCAAGTGAATGAGCATTTATATTTATTAAGTCAAGGACAACCTAATTTATGCCAAGATATTGCTTATATTGGTAAGGATGAAGTTGCGGAATTGGTGAATTATGCCCATCAACTTAAATACAGTATTTTAGACACCATTCATCAAGCCAAAGCCATCGCCAGTGGCGATTATAATAATGAGATTAAATTGCTCTCTGAAAAAGATGAGTTTGGTTTGGCTTTATCCAATATGTTATTAAATTTACGCGAAGCGGTAAAATTAACTCAAGAACAAGATTGGTTAAAAACGGGACAAACTGAATTAAGTAATAAAGTCAGTGGTGAGCAAAATATTGTCACATTGGCGGAGAATATTGTGAATTATCTTGTTCCCTATTTAGGGGCGCAAGTGGGTGCGATTTATTTGCTTTATGATGAGGAAACGGATCAGCCTTATTTAAAAATGGTGGCCAGCCACGCTTATGTGTGGCGCAAACATGCCAAACATGAGTTTAGTATTGGGGAAGGTTTAATTGGCCAAGCGGCATTGGAACGCAAAACCTTTGTGATTGCACAGCCGCCAGAGGATTATTTATATGTGCAAACGGGTTTAGGTGGCAGTGCGCCAAAACATATTGTGGTGACTCCTTTTTTATATGAAGGCAATTTAAAAGGGGTGTTGGAAATAGCGACATTAAGCGGCTTTACTTCGCTGCAATTAGAATTCTTAAATCAAGTCAGTAATAGCATTGCCATTGCGGTGCATTCAGCGACTTCTCGCACTTTGATGGCCGCGCTATTAGAACAAACGCAATTGCAAGCGCGAGAAATGGAGCAGCAAACGGAGTTATTACAACGCCAACAATCCGAATTGCAACAAGCCAATGAAGAGTTGCAAAGTCAATCAGAAGAATTGCAAACGCAACAAGAAGAATTGCGACAAGCCAATGAAGAATTGCAATCCCGTACAATTGAATTAGAACGCCAACGTTTAGCCGTTCAAGATAAGAATAAAGTGTTAGAATCGGCACGAATTGCCATTGAAAGTAAAGCCAAAGAATTGGAATTGGCCAGCCGTTATAAATCTGAATTTTTGGCCAATATGTCGCATGAATTGCGCACGCCATTAAACAGTTTATTAATTCTCGCGCAATTGTTAGTACGCAATGCAGAGGGGAATTTAACGGAGAAACAATTGGAATATGCCAAAACCATTCACAGCGCAGGGGCAGATTTACTGACGCTGATTAATGAAATTTTGGATTTATCCAAGGTGGAAGCAGGGCGAATTGAGATTAATCGAGAACCTTGTCCTATTCAAGAATTATTGGCTTCTGTGGAGCAGAAATTTCACCATTTGGCAGAGGAAAAGCATCTGTCATTTAAAATTATCCGCGAGGCTAATGTGCCTGATGTGATTCATACCGATGGGCAGCGGTTAAAACAGATTATTAATAATCTATTATCCAATGCGTTTAAATTTACTGAACAAGGGCAAGTGACTTTAACTTTGGCGCGTCCCAGTGCGGCGTTTTTGAGAGAAAAACAATATAATCCGTCTAATGATTATTTAATGATCAGTGTCAATGATACGGGTATTGGCGTGCCTAAAGACAAGCAAGCGATTATTTTCGAGGCGTTTCAACAAGCCGATGGCACCACCAGTCGCCGTTATGGTGGCACGGGATTGGGTTTGGCGATTTCTCGACAATTGGCGCGGTTATTGGGGGGCGATTTATTCTTAACCAGTGAAGTGAATGTGGGCAGCACGTTTATTTTATTATTCTCTCTTAATTTAAATAATAATGGTAAAAAATCAACCTTTTTACCTGAGCAATCTATTTTAAATCAAACCTTGAATGATTTAAATCAAATTTCTGATTCCACCTCTTCGCCCCATACCAAATTAAATAAGGATAAAGAAACGGCTCCTGTCTATTCTGCTGCGCCTAAAGAAACGGTAGCATCCAGTGATAAATTACATGATGATCGAGATATTTTACATCACAATGATAAAACTTTATTGGTGATGGAAGATGATCGTACTTTTGCCAATATGTTGGTTGAATTGGCGCATGAGAAAGGTTTTAAATGTATCCGTGCGGAAGACGGCAATACTGGATTAGAATTGGTGCATCGTTATAAACCTGATGCGATTATTTTAGATGTGGGTTTGCCGCGAATTGATGGCTTAACGGTATTGGAAAAATTAAAAGATAATTCGGATACGCGACATATTCCTGTACACTTTATTTCAGGCTCAGATCAAGCCCGTAATGCCAAGCGAATGGGCGCAATGGGTTATTTATTAAAACCTGTGAATATGGGCGAATTAACGCAGGCATTTGAAAAATTATCAGAAGTGATTGAACAAGTGATTAAACACTTGTTATTAATCGTTGACAATGCCCAACATCAAGAAGCAATGTTTAAAGTGATTGCAGATAAAGATGTGGAATGCACAATATGCCACACGGTCAGCGAAGGCATTGCGCAATTAAAACAACCGCACGTTCAATTTGATGCCATTGTTTTAGATGTGGATGTAGAAAATGCGCAAGGATTGGCTTTATTATCGCAATTAGTTAAAGAGGAAGAATGGGCAAAAATTCCTGTTATTCTTTATGCTAATCGTACTTTAACTGAAGATGAAGAACAAACCTTAAAACGTTTTGAAGACAGCTTAACGGTAAAATCGGTGGCTTCTCCCGAACGATTATTAGATGAAGCGACGTTATTCATGCACCAAATCGCCAATACTTTATCAGAAGAAAAGCAACAAATGTTGCGTATGGTGCATGATAAAGAAGCCATTTTAGCGCATAAAAAAGTGCTATTGGTGGATGATGATATGCGCAATACTTTTGCCTTAATGACGGTATTAGAAGACAAGGATATGGAGGTCAGTATTGCCAATAATGGAATTGAGGCGTTAGCGATTTTAAAGCAGAAAAAGAATATTGATCTTATTCTCATGGATATTATGATGCCAGAAATGGACGGTTATGAAACCATGCAGGCGATTCGCAAACAAGCTGAATTTCGTAAATTACCCATTATCGCCCTCACAGCCAAAGCCATGAAAGATGATAAGGTAAAATGTATTGAAGCGGGCGCAAATGATTATCTAACTAAACCTGTTGATATTGATAAATTATTATCGTTAATGCGGGTTTGGCTGTACAAATAA
- a CDS encoding pyridoxal phosphate-dependent aminotransferase: MTVQLSDRVQTIKPSPTLAVTNRAAEMRAAGHDIIGLGAGEPDFDTPQHIKEAAIAALNRGLTKYTAVEGTPSLKKAIVEKFARENQLTYTAKQILVSVGGKHSFYNLAQALLNPGDEVIIPAPYWVSYPDMCLLAGAVPVIVSAGIEQNFKLTPEQIAAAITDKTRLFVLNSPSNPTGVHYTNEELAALGKMLLNYPHVLVATDDMYEHILWEGMPFKNILNFTPELYERTIVLNGVSKAYAMTGWRIGYAAGPEPLIKAMGNIQSQSTSNPTSIAQYAAEAALNGDQSFIADMVKVFKERHDFVLSELLKIDGVRCSPCQGTFYIFPSFEGVIARMGMKDDLALAEYLIEKAGVALVPGSAFGAPGYGRISFATSMENLQKAMQRLQTALA; the protein is encoded by the coding sequence GTGACGGTACAACTTTCGGATCGTGTACAAACGATCAAACCCTCTCCAACGCTGGCTGTGACCAATCGTGCCGCTGAAATGCGCGCCGCAGGGCATGACATCATCGGCTTGGGCGCAGGTGAACCCGATTTCGATACTCCCCAACATATCAAAGAAGCCGCTATCGCTGCCTTGAATCGCGGTTTAACCAAGTATACCGCCGTCGAAGGCACGCCTTCTTTAAAAAAAGCCATTGTTGAGAAATTCGCCCGCGAAAATCAACTGACTTATACCGCAAAACAAATTCTGGTCTCTGTTGGCGGTAAGCACAGTTTTTATAATTTAGCTCAAGCCCTGTTAAATCCCGGTGATGAAGTGATTATTCCTGCGCCTTATTGGGTTTCTTATCCTGATATGTGCTTGTTAGCGGGGGCGGTGCCGGTGATTGTGAGTGCGGGGATTGAGCAGAATTTTAAATTAACTCCCGAACAAATCGCCGCTGCTATTACGGATAAAACGCGTTTATTCGTGTTAAATAGTCCTTCTAATCCCACTGGCGTTCATTACACGAATGAAGAATTAGCGGCTTTGGGTAAGATGTTGTTAAATTATCCTCATGTTTTGGTGGCGACGGATGATATGTACGAACATATTTTGTGGGAGGGAATGCCGTTTAAAAACATTTTGAATTTCACACCAGAATTGTACGAGCGTACTATTGTGTTAAATGGTGTATCTAAAGCGTATGCCATGACAGGATGGCGCATTGGTTACGCGGCAGGCCCTGAGCCGTTAATAAAAGCAATGGGAAATATTCAGTCCCAAAGTACCTCTAATCCCACTTCTATCGCACAATATGCCGCTGAAGCCGCACTGAATGGTGATCAATCTTTTATTGCCGATATGGTTAAGGTGTTTAAAGAGCGTCATGATTTTGTGTTAAGTGAGTTGTTAAAGATTGATGGTGTGAGATGTTCACCGTGTCAGGGAACGTTTTATATTTTTCCCAGTTTTGAAGGGGTCATTGCACGCATGGGGATGAAGGATGATTTGGCTTTAGCGGAGTATTTGATTGAGAAAGCGGGTGTGGCGTTGGTGCCGGGGTCGGCGTTTGGTGCGCCGGGCTATGGACGTATATCTTTCGCCACCAGTATGGAAAATTTACAAAAAGCCATGCAACGTTTACAAACCGCCTTGGCGTAG
- the hypD gene encoding hydrogenase formation protein HypD: MSLTANDWLKKIRELPLPEKIKVINVCGGHERAITTAGLRSALPEAIELIPGPGCPVCICPEEDIYMAIQLALHESVILVAFGDMLRVPVNVAKGEIRSLQQAKAAGADIRPIASPLEALHIAQHHPDQAVVFFAAGFETTMAPVAALLVQGIPENLSILLSGRLTWPAVDMLLRTGQATFDGVIAPGHVATVMGAEEWTFIVEKYGLPAAVAGFTPVSLLAALYSVLRQHVEGRLFLDNCYPELVSAHGNKTAHTHLHHVFTVTAAMWRGIGIIADSGFSLREARYDARWRFPDCATNASNRKRAGEMPAGCDCARVVLGQIYPDGCRLYGTACTPRSPVGPCMVSDEGACRIWWSVGIRSTAPTAQPAEITPELSIGRE; this comes from the coding sequence ATGTCACTCACTGCCAATGATTGGTTAAAGAAAATACGAGAATTACCTCTGCCCGAAAAAATAAAAGTCATTAATGTGTGCGGCGGACATGAACGTGCCATTACCACCGCTGGTTTACGTTCCGCTTTACCTGAGGCGATTGAATTAATACCCGGGCCGGGTTGTCCGGTGTGTATTTGTCCTGAAGAAGATATTTATATGGCGATTCAATTGGCTTTGCATGAATCGGTGATTTTGGTGGCATTTGGGGATATGTTGCGCGTGCCGGTGAATGTGGCTAAAGGAGAAATTCGCTCCTTACAACAGGCAAAAGCCGCCGGTGCGGATATTCGCCCTATCGCTTCGCCTTTGGAAGCCCTACATATCGCACAACACCATCCCGATCAAGCGGTGGTTTTTTTTGCCGCAGGATTTGAAACCACGATGGCACCGGTAGCGGCTTTGTTGGTGCAAGGAATTCCGGAGAATTTATCTATTTTATTATCAGGGCGTTTGACGTGGCCGGCGGTGGATATGCTGCTGCGTACCGGACAAGCCACATTCGACGGTGTTATTGCGCCCGGACATGTCGCCACCGTTATGGGTGCAGAAGAATGGACGTTTATTGTTGAAAAATATGGTTTACCGGCGGCGGTGGCGGGGTTTACGCCGGTGAGTTTATTGGCTGCGTTATATTCGGTGCTACGCCAACATGTGGAAGGTCGGCTGTTTTTGGACAACTGCTATCCTGAATTGGTCAGCGCACACGGCAACAAAACCGCACACACTCATCTACATCACGTCTTTACTGTGACCGCAGCGATGTGGCGTGGGATTGGGATTATTGCGGATTCGGGTTTTAGTTTACGCGAGGCGCGTTATGATGCGCGCTGGCGTTTTCCCGATTGTGCGACAAACGCTTCCAACCGCAAACGGGCGGGAGAAATGCCAGCGGGATGTGATTGTGCGCGGGTGGTGTTGGGACAAATTTATCCCGATGGTTGCCGTTTGTATGGTACGGCTTGCACCCCCCGTTCTCCGGTTGGGCCGTGTATGGTTTCCGACGAGGGCGCGTGCCGTATTTGGTGGAGTGTGGGAATTCGATCCACTGCGCCTACGGCGCAACCTGCGGAAATAACACCAGAATTGTCTATTGGCCGCGAATAA
- a CDS encoding YgiQ family radical SAM protein, whose translation MSRAEMDELGWDSCDVIIVTGDAYVDHPSFGMAIIGRLLEAQGFRVGIIAQPQWQDTSDFMALGQPNLFFGITSGNMDSMVNRYTADRKVRSDDAYTPNGIAGKRPDRSVLVYSHRCREAYPEVPIVLGGIEASLRRIAHYDYWSDKIRRSILLDAHADILLYGNAERALVALAHRLARREPIEQITDLRGTVFVRQQLPEDWTSIASSQLDQPGPLNPPVNPYAMSPSENSTVQSQNEKQKINLVPRSVLNKEKTYIELPSFDQVRSDPIWYAHASRLLHLESNPHNARVLTQAHGKQWLWVNPPPWPLTTPEMDRLYELPYTRQPHPFYQGQSIPAYEMIRFSITIMRGCFGGCSFCSITEHEGRIIQNRSEDSIVQEIETIRDQVPGFTGIISDLGGPTANMYRLHCKSREIEAHCRRLSCVYPSICKNLNTDHAPLIRLYRRARALPGIKKVLVASGLRYDLAVESPDYVKELVTHHVGGYLKIAPEHTESAPLSKMMKPGMAAYDRFKILFDQYSKAAGKEQYLIPYFIAAHPGTSDEDMLNLALWLKRNQFRADQVQAFLPSPMALATTMYHTGYNPLQAVRRNSERVHTAKGLRARRLHKAFLRYHDPENWPLLREALKKMGRADLIGSGKHHLIPAYQPPSKTEPKTPIIPAQKTRLFKTQHTHAIPIKRKRTR comes from the coding sequence ATGAGTCGAGCGGAAATGGACGAATTGGGCTGGGACAGTTGCGATGTGATTATTGTCACTGGGGATGCTTACGTGGATCATCCCAGTTTTGGCATGGCGATTATTGGGCGTTTACTGGAAGCGCAAGGGTTTCGTGTGGGCATTATCGCACAACCACAGTGGCAAGATACAAGTGATTTTATGGCATTGGGTCAACCGAATTTATTTTTTGGGATTACATCTGGTAATATGGATTCAATGGTGAATCGCTACACGGCTGATCGTAAAGTGCGCAGCGATGATGCTTACACGCCCAATGGAATCGCAGGAAAACGCCCCGACCGCAGCGTATTAGTGTATAGCCACCGGTGTCGTGAGGCTTATCCTGAGGTGCCGATTGTTTTAGGGGGAATTGAGGCGAGTTTGCGTCGTATTGCTCATTATGATTATTGGTCAGACAAAATTCGTCGTTCAATATTACTTGATGCCCATGCCGATATTCTACTTTATGGGAATGCCGAGCGGGCTTTAGTGGCTTTGGCACATCGTTTGGCGCGCCGCGAGCCGATTGAGCAGATTACGGATTTACGCGGAACGGTTTTTGTACGTCAACAGTTGCCCGAAGACTGGACAAGCATCGCTTCTTCTCAATTGGATCAACCAGGTCCCCTGAATCCGCCTGTGAATCCTTACGCCATGAGTCCGAGTGAAAATAGCACCGTTCAATCTCAAAATGAAAAACAAAAAATTAATCTTGTTCCACGTTCTGTGCTAAATAAAGAAAAAACGTATATCGAATTGCCGTCTTTTGATCAAGTGCGCAGCGATCCGATTTGGTACGCTCATGCTTCTCGTTTACTGCATTTGGAATCGAATCCACACAATGCGCGGGTTTTAACCCAAGCGCACGGCAAGCAATGGTTGTGGGTAAATCCGCCGCCGTGGCCACTGACTACGCCAGAAATGGATCGTTTATACGAATTACCTTATACCCGTCAACCGCATCCATTTTATCAAGGGCAATCAATTCCTGCTTATGAAATGATCCGTTTTTCGATTACAATTATGCGGGGATGTTTTGGTGGTTGTAGTTTTTGTTCGATTACAGAACACGAAGGACGTATTATTCAAAATCGTTCTGAAGATTCGATTGTGCAGGAAATTGAGACGATTCGGGATCAAGTACCGGGTTTTACGGGGATTATTTCCGATTTGGGCGGCCCAACGGCGAATATGTACCGTTTACACTGCAAAAGTCGAGAGATTGAAGCCCATTGTCGGCGTTTATCCTGCGTTTATCCCAGTATTTGTAAGAATTTAAACACCGATCACGCGCCTTTAATCCGTTTATACCGACGAGCGCGGGCTTTACCCGGTATAAAAAAGGTACTGGTTGCGTCGGGTTTGCGCTACGATTTGGCGGTAGAGTCGCCAGATTACGTCAAGGAATTGGTGACACATCACGTCGGCGGTTATTTAAAAATCGCGCCTGAGCATACAGAATCAGCCCCATTAAGCAAAATGATGAAGCCGGGCATGGCGGCTTATGATCGTTTTAAAATTTTATTCGATCAGTATTCTAAAGCGGCAGGAAAAGAGCAGTACTTAATCCCTTATTTTATTGCGGCGCATCCCGGCACCAGCGACGAGGACATGTTGAATTTAGCTTTGTGGCTAAAACGCAATCAATTCCGTGCCGATCAAGTGCAGGCGTTTTTGCCATCGCCTATGGCTTTGGCAACCACCATGTATCATACAGGTTACAATCCATTGCAAGCAGTACGACGCAACAGTGAGCGCGTACACACTGCAAAAGGACTACGCGCTCGACGTTTACACAAGGCGTTTTTGCGTTACCACGATCCTGAAAATTGGCCGTTATTACGCGAGGCTTTAAAGAAAATGGGACGCGCTGATTTAATTGGTTCGGGTAAGCACCATTTAATTCCCGCTTATCAACCCCCATCTAAAACTGAACCTAAAACTCCAATAATTCCCGCTCAAAAAACCCGTTTATTTAAAACACAACACACTCATGCCATTCCCATAAAAAGAAAACGAACGCGATAA